In a genomic window of Mesoplasma tabanidae:
- a CDS encoding MurR/RpiR family transcriptional regulator, whose protein sequence is MRSFLAKLSTIEENNLTTRELIIVDYIKNNSKQIVEENIKIDELARRAKTGFSAIYNLLKKMNIDGYRDFMICLANDVEHAELNIAKNDENVANGYINLIKQNYTLIKKANLVKTIKLIDSSPRIVVCYWEAVLRGPAMDLSNFFYNQGINVTLLDSDWDSINNRIKNTQTNDLYIFLTKYGTSTHLAKVIEAIKKQKGKSIFISGKVPSKEVELNASLIHTLIVDGVEINDDNVLISKSLPFHYFNDLLIYHYLNSEKK, encoded by the coding sequence ATGAGATCTTTTTTAGCAAAATTATCAACAATCGAAGAAAACAATTTAACTACACGTGAGTTAATAATTGTTGATTATATTAAAAATAACTCAAAACAAATAGTAGAAGAAAATATCAAAATTGATGAATTAGCAAGACGTGCAAAAACAGGTTTTAGTGCAATTTATAATTTATTGAAAAAAATGAACATCGATGGATATAGAGACTTTATGATTTGTTTGGCAAATGATGTTGAACATGCAGAATTAAATATTGCAAAAAATGATGAAAACGTAGCAAACGGATATATTAATTTAATTAAGCAAAATTATACTTTAATTAAAAAAGCCAATTTGGTTAAAACAATCAAGCTTATTGATTCATCTCCAAGAATAGTTGTTTGTTATTGAGAAGCAGTATTAAGAGGACCAGCAATGGATCTTTCAAACTTTTTTTACAATCAAGGAATAAATGTAACATTGTTAGATTCTGATTGAGATTCAATTAACAATAGAATCAAGAATACTCAAACAAATGACTTGTATATATTTTTAACAAAATATGGAACATCTACTCATTTAGCAAAAGTTATTGAAGCAATTAAAAAACAAAAAGGTAAATCAATTTTTATTTCAGGTAAAGTGCCATCAAAAGAAGTTGAATTAAATGCAAGTTTAATTCATACATTAATTGTTGATGGTGTTGAAATAAATGATGATAATGTTTTAATTTCAAAATCATTACCTTTCCATTACTTTAATGATTTATTAATTTACCACTATTTAAATAGCGAAAAAAAATAA
- the tsaD gene encoding tRNA (adenosine(37)-N6)-threonylcarbamoyltransferase complex transferase subunit TsaD, translating into MKILAIESSCDEFSISIIDDGKILTNIISSQIDQHVNFGGVVPELAARLHLENISWVIKAALESSNTKIEEIDHVAYTEKPGLIGSLIIGKLVAETIANYIDKPLMPLHHIEGHIYGASIENEFIYPVLAMVVSGGHTQIEIINSPNEFKVIGSTLDDAIGECYDKVARVMGLGYPGGPKIDKLAQEGNKNAFTFPIPKNDESYDFSYSGLKTAVINIIHNLSQKDESIPIVDIAASFQYTATKIIEKKLEKAITEFQPKTLTVAGGVSANSEIRNIILSLGKKYNISNTFVPKMEYCTDNAAMIAKLAYEKIKSSN; encoded by the coding sequence ATGAAAATATTAGCTATTGAATCAAGTTGTGATGAGTTTTCAATTTCAATAATTGATGATGGAAAAATATTAACAAATATTATTTCTTCACAAATAGATCAACACGTTAATTTTGGGGGTGTTGTTCCTGAACTAGCTGCAAGATTACATTTAGAAAATATATCTTGAGTAATCAAAGCTGCACTAGAATCTTCAAATACTAAAATTGAAGAAATAGATCATGTAGCATATACTGAAAAACCAGGTTTAATAGGTTCATTAATTATTGGAAAATTAGTTGCTGAAACAATTGCAAATTACATTGATAAACCATTGATGCCTTTACATCATATTGAAGGACACATTTATGGAGCATCAATTGAAAATGAGTTCATTTATCCTGTATTAGCAATGGTTGTTAGTGGTGGGCACACTCAAATTGAAATCATTAATTCACCAAATGAATTTAAAGTCATTGGTTCAACTTTAGATGATGCAATTGGTGAATGTTATGACAAAGTTGCAAGAGTAATGGGATTAGGTTATCCAGGTGGTCCAAAAATTGATAAATTGGCTCAGGAAGGAAACAAAAATGCTTTCACATTTCCTATCCCAAAAAACGATGAAAGTTATGATTTTTCATACTCAGGCTTAAAAACTGCGGTTATCAACATTATTCATAATTTATCTCAAAAAGATGAAAGCATTCCTATTGTAGATATTGCAGCAAGTTTTCAATATACAGCAACAAAAATAATTGAAAAAAAACTTGAAAAAGCAATCACTGAATTTCAACCAAAAACACTTACAGTTGCTGGTGGTGTTAGTGCGAATAGTGAAATAAGAAATATAATATTAAGTCTAGGAAAAAAATATAATATTTCAAATACCTTTGTGCCTAAAATGGAATACTGTACTGATAATGCAGCTATGATAGCCAAATTAGCATATGAAAAAATAAAAAGTAGTAATTAA
- a CDS encoding PH domain-containing protein, whose translation MNNKNYLSKLEIYNFDKYELLDKKEFHEVEKYFLSDEYVIDIIVGEINAFAHMVLLTNKRLFTISKFIQTASQIKQYGLEQIDDVKLKVLGDTADLTIIFKNNNIFKIDYLHTQDAQKFGYNISKMYEEFISSL comes from the coding sequence ATGAACAATAAAAATTATTTAAGTAAATTAGAAATTTACAATTTTGATAAGTATGAATTGTTAGATAAAAAAGAGTTTCATGAAGTTGAAAAGTATTTTTTATCTGATGAATATGTAATAGATATTATTGTTGGTGAAATTAATGCTTTTGCGCATATGGTTTTGCTAACTAACAAAAGACTATTTACAATAAGCAAGTTCATCCAAACAGCAAGTCAAATAAAACAATATGGATTAGAACAAATTGATGATGTAAAACTAAAAGTTCTTGGTGATACAGCTGATTTAACTATAATTTTTAAAAATAATAATATTTTTAAAATAGATTATTTACATACGCAAGATGCACAAAAATTTGGATATAACATATCAAAAATGTATGAAGAATTTATAAGTTCATTATAA